One Mycolicibacterium pulveris genomic region harbors:
- a CDS encoding MATE family efflux transporter produces MAEPEGDLPVADASGRRIAALALPALGVLAAEPIYLLFDIAIVGRLGALSLAGLAIGGLILTTLSSQMTFLSYGTTARSARFFGAGDRRAAVAEGVQATWLALGVGVVVVMAVQAFAVPLVSVLAGEADGGAIADAALSWVRIAIFGVPAILVSAAGNGWLRGVQDTVRPLHYVVVGFGLSAVLCPLLVYGWLGMPRLELAGSAVANVVGQWLAALLFFRALLVEKVPLTIQPAVLRAQIVMGRDLILRTMAFQACFVSAGAVAARFGAAAVAAHQVVLQLWNFLALVLDSLAIAAQSLVGAALGAGQLAHAKSVAWRVTIFSTLAASVLSIVFAVGASVFPAVFTDDESVLDAIGVPWWFMVAQLPVAGIVFALDGVLLGAGDAKFMRNATLISALVGFLPLIWLALAFGWGLLGIWAGLSTFMVLRLAFVGWRAFSGRWLIPGTA; encoded by the coding sequence TTGGCTGAGCCCGAGGGCGATCTGCCGGTCGCCGACGCCTCCGGTCGCCGGATCGCGGCGCTGGCGCTGCCCGCCCTCGGTGTGCTGGCCGCCGAGCCCATCTACCTGCTGTTCGACATCGCGATCGTCGGCCGGCTGGGCGCGCTGTCGCTGGCGGGGTTGGCCATCGGTGGGCTGATCCTGACCACGCTCAGCTCGCAGATGACGTTTCTGTCCTACGGCACGACCGCGCGTTCGGCCCGGTTCTTCGGTGCTGGCGACCGCCGGGCGGCGGTGGCCGAGGGCGTGCAGGCGACCTGGTTGGCGCTCGGCGTCGGCGTCGTGGTGGTGATGGCGGTGCAGGCGTTCGCGGTGCCGTTGGTCTCGGTGCTGGCGGGCGAGGCCGACGGCGGTGCGATCGCCGACGCGGCGCTGTCGTGGGTGCGGATCGCGATCTTCGGGGTGCCCGCGATCCTGGTCTCGGCGGCCGGCAACGGCTGGCTGCGCGGGGTGCAGGACACCGTGCGCCCGCTGCACTACGTCGTGGTGGGGTTTGGGCTTTCGGCGGTGTTGTGCCCGCTGCTGGTCTACGGCTGGCTGGGCATGCCGCGCCTGGAGCTGGCCGGCTCCGCCGTCGCCAACGTGGTGGGCCAATGGTTGGCGGCGCTGCTGTTCTTCCGTGCGCTGCTGGTCGAGAAGGTGCCGTTGACCATCCAGCCCGCGGTGCTGCGCGCCCAGATCGTGATGGGCCGCGACCTCATCCTGCGCACCATGGCGTTTCAGGCCTGCTTCGTCTCGGCGGGCGCGGTCGCCGCCCGGTTCGGTGCGGCGGCGGTGGCCGCGCACCAGGTGGTGCTGCAGCTGTGGAATTTCCTTGCGCTGGTGCTGGATTCACTGGCCATCGCCGCGCAGTCGTTGGTGGGTGCCGCGCTGGGCGCGGGTCAACTCGCACACGCGAAATCGGTGGCGTGGCGGGTGACGATCTTCTCGACGCTGGCGGCCTCGGTGCTCTCGATCGTGTTCGCGGTGGGCGCGTCGGTGTTTCCCGCGGTGTTCACCGACGACGAGTCGGTGCTCGACGCGATCGGGGTGCCGTGGTGGTTCATGGTGGCCCAACTGCCGGTCGCCGGAATCGTCTTCGCGCTCGACGGCGTGTTGTTGGGGGCCGGTGACGCGAAGTTCATGCGCAACGCGACGTTGATCAGCGCGCTGGTCGGGTTCCTGCCGTTGATCTGGTTGGCGCTGGCGTTCGGCTGG
- a CDS encoding DHH family phosphoesterase, whose protein sequence is MTTTDKMTDAAVAARPVVDARESADLLSAAASVSVVCHVYPDADTMGAGLALALVLDQTGKDVEVSFAAPADLPESLQTLPGGHLLVSPDAMRRDADLVVTVDIPSVNRLGALAELADPGREVLVIDHHASNQLFGTANYVDASADSTTMLVADLLDAWGKPIDIGVAHCLYAGLTTDTGSFRWATPRAHRLAARLVELGVDNAVISRALLDTHPFAWLPMLSRVLGSARLVQDALGGRGLVYTVVPHPEWANARPEEVESIVDIVRTTQEAEIAAVFKEIEPAHWSVSMRAKTFDLSPVASAFGGGGHRFAAGYSANGTVDEVVAALLAAIG, encoded by the coding sequence GTGACCACGACCGACAAGATGACTGACGCCGCCGTTGCGGCGCGGCCGGTTGTCGACGCGCGGGAATCGGCCGATCTGTTGTCGGCCGCGGCCAGTGTCAGCGTGGTCTGCCACGTCTATCCCGACGCGGACACGATGGGCGCGGGGCTGGCCCTCGCGCTGGTCCTGGACCAGACGGGCAAGGACGTCGAAGTCAGCTTCGCCGCCCCGGCCGACCTGCCCGAGTCGCTGCAGACGCTGCCCGGCGGTCACCTGTTGGTCAGCCCCGACGCGATGCGCCGCGACGCCGACCTGGTGGTGACCGTCGACATCCCCAGCGTGAACCGCCTGGGTGCGTTGGCCGAGCTGGCCGACCCGGGCCGTGAGGTGCTGGTGATCGACCACCACGCCTCTAACCAGCTGTTTGGCACCGCCAACTACGTCGACGCGTCGGCGGACTCGACCACGATGCTGGTGGCCGACCTGCTCGACGCCTGGGGCAAGCCGATCGACATCGGCGTTGCGCACTGCCTGTACGCGGGGCTGACCACCGACACCGGGTCGTTCCGCTGGGCCACCCCGCGCGCCCACCGGCTGGCCGCCCGGCTGGTCGAACTGGGGGTCGACAACGCGGTGATCAGCCGCGCGCTGCTGGACACGCATCCGTTCGCGTGGCTGCCGATGCTGTCGCGGGTCCTCGGGTCGGCGCGGTTGGTGCAGGACGCGCTGGGCGGGCGCGGCTTGGTGTACACCGTTGTGCCACATCCCGAATGGGCCAACGCCCGGCCGGAGGAAGTGGAGAGCATCGTCGACATCGTGCGCACCACCCAGGAGGCCGAGATCGCCGCGGTGTTCAAGGAGATCGAACCGGCACACTGGTCGGTGTCGATGCGCGCGAAGACCTTTGACCTTTCTCCTGTCGCGAGTGCGTTCGGCGGCGGCGGGCACCGGTTCGCCGCGGGCTATTCGGCCAACGGCACCGTCGACGAGGTCGTCGCGGCGCTGCTCGCGGCAATTGGCTGA
- the rbfA gene encoding 30S ribosome-binding factor RbfA translates to MADPARARRLAKRILTIVASAIEYEIKDPRLAGVTITDAKVTNDLHDATLYYTVMGRQLDEEPDYAGAAAALDKAKGVLRSKVGTATGVRFTPTLTFERDTVPDTAVRMAELLERVRAADEDLARVRQGAKHAGDADPYRIPGEGSGGPQDSEDTGDHDRQDD, encoded by the coding sequence ATGGCCGACCCGGCACGAGCACGCCGGCTGGCCAAACGAATCTTGACCATCGTCGCTTCGGCGATCGAGTACGAGATCAAGGATCCACGGCTGGCCGGCGTCACGATCACCGACGCCAAGGTCACCAACGACCTGCACGACGCCACGCTGTACTACACGGTGATGGGGCGCCAACTCGACGAGGAGCCCGACTATGCCGGCGCCGCCGCGGCGCTGGACAAGGCCAAGGGGGTGCTGCGGAGCAAGGTCGGTACGGCCACCGGGGTGCGATTCACCCCGACGCTCACCTTCGAGCGCGATACCGTGCCAGACACGGCGGTGCGGATGGCCGAACTGCTCGAGCGGGTCCGCGCCGCCGACGAGGATTTGGCGCGGGTTCGCCAAGGCGCCAAGCACGCCGGGGACGCGGACCCGTACCGTATCCCTGGGGAAGGCAGTGGGGGGCCGCAGGACTCTGAGGACACCGGTGACCACGACCGACAAGATGACTGA
- the infB gene encoding translation initiation factor IF-2, with protein MAKARVHELAKELGVTSKEVLARLSEQGEFVKSASSTVEAPVARRLRESFGGGKAAEEKVKADGNGASAAAPAKAAKAAKAPAKSAAPKPAAPAEPAATAPPAAATAPPPAAAAPPATPAAPPARPGPTPGPRPGPSPSAPKPAPRTPRVGNNPFSTQQPVDRPIPRPAPRPGAPRPGAPRPGMSPGNMPPRPAGPRPGAVGRPGGPRPGPGGGGRPAPGGGGGRPGGGGGFRGGGPGGGGFRGRPGGGGRPGQRGGAAGAFGRPGGAPKRGRKSKRQKRQEYDSMQAPVVGGVRLPHGNGETIRLARGASLSDFAEKINANPAALVQALFNLGEMVTATQSVGDDTLELLGSEMNYKVQVVSPEDEDRELLESFDLTYGEDEGDESDLVSRPPVVTVMGHVDHGKTRLLDTIRKANVGEAEAGGITQHIGAYQVSVEHEGEERLITFIDTPGHEAFTAMRARGAKATDIAILVVAADDGVMPQTVEAINHAQAADVPIVVAVNKIDKEGADPAKIRGQLTEYGLVAEDFGGDTMFVDISAKQGTNIDQLLEAVLLTADAALDLRANPDMEAQGVAIEAHLDRGRGPVATVLVQRGTLRVGDSIVAGDAYGRVRRMVDEHGEDVTEALPSRPVQVIGFTSVPGAGDNLLVVDEDRIARQIADRRNARKRNALAARSRKRISLEDLDKALKETSQLNLILKGDNAGTVEALEEALMGIEVDDEVQLRVIDRGVGGITETNVNLASASDAIILGFNVRAEGKATELANREGVEIRYYSVIYQAIDDIEKALKGMLKPVYEERELGRAEIRAIFRSSKVGNIAGCLVTSGVVRRNAKARLLRDNVVVAENLTVASLRREKDDVTEVREGYECGLTLTYSDIKEGDVIETYELVEKERS; from the coding sequence GTGGCAAAGGCCCGTGTACACGAGTTGGCCAAGGAACTCGGTGTCACCAGCAAGGAAGTACTCGCCCGGCTGAGCGAACAGGGCGAGTTCGTCAAATCAGCGTCCTCCACCGTGGAGGCACCCGTCGCGCGCCGGCTGCGCGAATCGTTCGGCGGCGGCAAGGCCGCTGAAGAGAAGGTCAAGGCCGACGGCAACGGCGCTTCGGCGGCCGCTCCCGCCAAGGCGGCCAAGGCTGCCAAGGCCCCGGCCAAGTCGGCGGCGCCCAAGCCGGCCGCGCCGGCAGAGCCTGCGGCGACCGCACCACCTGCGGCGGCAACCGCGCCGCCGCCTGCCGCGGCCGCACCGCCGGCAACCCCGGCTGCTCCGCCGGCCCGGCCCGGCCCGACGCCTGGTCCACGACCCGGCCCTTCGCCGAGCGCGCCGAAACCGGCGCCGCGCACACCGCGCGTCGGCAACAACCCGTTCTCCACGCAGCAGCCGGTCGACCGGCCGATTCCGCGGCCTGCGCCGCGCCCGGGCGCGCCCCGACCCGGCGCGCCTCGACCCGGCATGTCACCGGGCAACATGCCTCCGCGGCCGGCCGGGCCGCGTCCCGGCGCCGTGGGTCGCCCCGGCGGTCCGCGTCCGGGGCCAGGCGGCGGTGGTCGTCCGGCACCCGGCGGCGGCGGTGGTCGTCCGGGTGGTGGCGGCGGTTTCCGCGGCGGCGGCCCAGGAGGCGGCGGTTTCCGCGGTCGTCCCGGCGGCGGTGGCCGTCCCGGTCAGCGCGGGGGCGCGGCCGGTGCCTTCGGCCGTCCGGGCGGGGCGCCCAAGCGCGGTCGCAAGTCGAAGCGGCAAAAGCGCCAGGAATACGACTCGATGCAGGCGCCGGTCGTCGGCGGCGTGCGGCTGCCGCACGGCAACGGTGAGACGATCCGCCTTGCGCGCGGCGCATCGCTGAGCGACTTCGCCGAGAAGATCAACGCCAACCCGGCTGCGCTGGTGCAGGCGCTGTTCAACCTCGGTGAGATGGTCACCGCGACGCAGTCCGTCGGCGACGACACCCTCGAGCTGCTCGGCAGCGAGATGAACTACAAGGTTCAGGTCGTCAGCCCCGAGGACGAGGACCGCGAACTGCTCGAATCCTTCGACCTCACCTACGGCGAGGACGAGGGCGACGAGTCCGACCTGGTGAGCCGTCCGCCGGTGGTGACCGTGATGGGTCACGTCGACCACGGCAAGACCCGACTGCTCGACACCATCCGTAAGGCCAACGTCGGTGAGGCAGAGGCCGGCGGCATCACCCAGCACATCGGTGCCTACCAGGTCAGCGTGGAGCACGAGGGTGAGGAACGGCTCATAACCTTCATCGACACCCCGGGTCACGAGGCGTTCACCGCGATGCGTGCCCGCGGCGCGAAGGCCACCGACATCGCGATCCTGGTGGTGGCCGCCGACGACGGCGTCATGCCGCAGACGGTGGAGGCCATCAACCACGCGCAGGCCGCCGACGTGCCGATCGTGGTGGCGGTCAACAAGATCGACAAGGAAGGTGCCGACCCGGCCAAGATCCGTGGCCAGCTGACCGAATACGGTTTGGTGGCCGAGGATTTCGGCGGCGACACCATGTTCGTCGACATCTCGGCCAAGCAGGGCACCAACATCGATCAGCTGCTCGAGGCCGTGCTGCTGACCGCCGACGCCGCCCTGGATCTGCGGGCCAACCCCGACATGGAAGCCCAGGGCGTGGCCATCGAGGCCCACCTTGACCGCGGCCGCGGCCCGGTGGCGACCGTGCTCGTGCAGCGCGGCACGCTGCGCGTTGGCGACTCGATCGTGGCCGGCGACGCCTACGGCCGCGTGCGCCGCATGGTCGACGAGCACGGCGAGGACGTCACCGAGGCGCTTCCGTCGCGGCCGGTGCAGGTCATCGGCTTCACGTCGGTGCCAGGTGCCGGCGACAACCTGTTGGTCGTCGACGAGGACCGCATCGCCCGCCAGATCGCCGACCGGCGCAACGCGCGCAAACGCAACGCGCTGGCCGCGCGTTCGCGCAAGCGCATCAGCCTGGAGGACCTGGACAAGGCGCTGAAGGAAACCAGCCAGCTGAACCTGATCCTCAAGGGCGACAACGCCGGTACGGTCGAGGCCCTCGAGGAGGCCTTGATGGGCATCGAGGTGGACGACGAGGTACAGCTGCGCGTCATCGACCGCGGTGTCGGTGGCATCACCGAGACCAACGTCAACCTGGCGTCGGCGTCGGACGCGATCATCCTCGGGTTCAACGTGCGCGCCGAGGGCAAGGCGACCGAGCTGGCCAACCGCGAAGGCGTGGAGATCCGCTACTACTCGGTGATCTACCAGGCGATCGACGACATCGAGAAGGCCCTCAAGGGCATGCTCAAGCCGGTGTACGAGGAGCGCGAGCTCGGTCGTGCCGAGATCCGCGCGATCTTCCGGTCGTCGAAGGTCGGCAATATCGCGGGCTGCCTGGTCACCTCCGGGGTCGTGCGCCGCAACGCCAAGGCGCGGTTGCTGCGTGACAACGTCGTCGTCGCGGAGAACCTCACGGTGGCCTCGCTGCGTCGGGAGAAGGACGACGTCACCGAGGTCCGCGAGGGCTACGAATGCGGCTTGACGTTGACCTACTCCGACATCAAGGAAGGCGATGTCATCGAGACGTACGAGCTGGTCGAAAAAGAGAGGTCCTAG
- a CDS encoding YlxR family protein, with protein sequence MIQRETSASTHRRSSDAIVGPVRTCVGCRKRELAVELLRVVAVDNGSGPGNGVSALTVDSARRLPGRGAWLHPDPQCLEVAIRRRAFGRALRITGSPDLTAVIEYVSAASSAEPADPPGNRTGSEEHEHTVKSR encoded by the coding sequence GTGATCCAGCGCGAGACTTCGGCTTCGACGCATCGACGCAGCTCCGACGCCATTGTCGGCCCGGTGCGGACATGCGTGGGCTGCCGAAAGCGAGAGCTGGCCGTCGAACTGCTTCGAGTGGTCGCTGTCGACAACGGAAGCGGGCCTGGGAATGGTGTCAGCGCCCTGACCGTTGATTCAGCGAGAAGGCTGCCGGGGCGGGGTGCGTGGTTGCATCCCGATCCGCAGTGTCTTGAGGTGGCGATTCGTCGGCGGGCTTTCGGTCGAGCGTTGCGTATCACCGGTTCACCGGACCTAACTGCGGTGATCGAGTACGTTAGCGCTGCCAGCAGCGCCGAACCGGCCGATCCACCCGGCAACAGAACAGGTAGCGAAGAACATGAGCACACCGTGAAGTCCCGATGA
- the nusA gene encoding transcription termination factor NusA: MNIDMAALHAIEVDRGIPVGELVETIKSALLTAYRHTEGHADEARIEIDRKTGEVKVIATERDADGNIVTEWDDTPEGFGRVAATTARQVMLQRFRDAENEKTYGEFSAREGDIVAGVIQRDARANARGLVVVRIGSETKGSEGVIPVAEQVPGERYEHGDRLRCYVVGVTRGAREPLITLSRTHPNLVRKLFSLEVPEIADGSVEIVAVAREAGHRSKIAVTSRVPGLNAKGACIGPMGQRVRNVMSELSGEKIDIIDYDPDPAKFVANALSPAKVVSVSIIDEAARAARVVVPDFQLSLAIGKEGQNARLAARLTGWRIDIRSDAAVADKPEPDADPARGAVHDR, encoded by the coding sequence GTGAACATCGACATGGCGGCACTGCATGCGATCGAGGTGGACCGGGGCATCCCGGTGGGTGAACTCGTCGAGACGATCAAATCGGCGCTGTTGACCGCCTACCGGCACACCGAGGGGCACGCCGACGAGGCCCGCATCGAGATCGACCGCAAGACCGGCGAGGTCAAGGTGATTGCCACCGAACGCGACGCCGACGGCAACATCGTCACCGAGTGGGACGACACCCCGGAAGGGTTCGGCCGGGTCGCCGCGACCACCGCACGGCAGGTGATGCTGCAACGGTTCCGCGACGCCGAGAACGAGAAGACCTACGGCGAGTTCTCGGCGCGCGAGGGCGACATCGTCGCCGGCGTCATCCAGCGCGACGCCCGGGCCAACGCCCGCGGCCTCGTCGTCGTCCGGATCGGCAGCGAAACCAAGGGCTCCGAGGGCGTCATCCCCGTGGCCGAGCAGGTGCCCGGGGAACGCTACGAGCACGGCGACCGGCTGCGGTGCTACGTCGTCGGTGTCACCAGGGGCGCCCGCGAACCCCTGATCACGCTGTCGCGCACCCACCCCAACCTGGTGCGCAAACTGTTCTCGCTGGAGGTGCCCGAGATCGCCGACGGGTCGGTGGAGATCGTGGCGGTCGCGCGGGAGGCCGGCCACCGCTCGAAGATCGCGGTGACCTCGCGGGTGCCCGGCCTCAACGCCAAGGGCGCCTGCATCGGCCCGATGGGCCAGCGGGTGCGCAACGTGATGAGCGAGTTGTCCGGGGAGAAGATCGACATCATCGACTACGACCCCGACCCGGCGAAGTTCGTGGCCAACGCGCTTTCCCCGGCCAAGGTGGTGTCGGTGAGCATCATCGATGAGGCGGCCCGCGCGGCGCGCGTCGTCGTGCCCGACTTCCAGCTGTCGCTGGCCATCGGCAAGGAGGGCCAGAACGCCCGATTGGCGGCACGGCTGACCGGCTGGCGGATCGACATCCGCAGCGATGCCGCCGTCGCCGACAAGCCCGAACCCGACGCCGACCCGGCGCGCGGCGCCGTCCACGACCGTTAG
- the rimP gene encoding ribosome maturation factor RimP, giving the protein MTERSAELPSQKQVIELLDGEFARAGYEIEDVVINAGARPPRVTVVVDADDGLDLESLAELSRSASQLLDRVDATAAPYVLEVTSPGVDRPLTAEKHYRRAHGRKVELTLSDGSQLTGRLGETGGGAVRLVVREGRNAHFTVRELPLESIAKAVVQVEFSPPNPRELELVGRSGKEAGA; this is encoded by the coding sequence GTGACGGAGCGGTCTGCGGAATTGCCGTCGCAGAAACAGGTGATCGAGCTGCTCGACGGCGAGTTCGCGCGTGCCGGCTATGAAATCGAGGACGTGGTGATCAATGCGGGCGCGCGTCCGCCGCGCGTCACGGTGGTGGTCGACGCCGACGACGGCCTCGACCTGGAATCCCTGGCCGAGCTGTCCCGCTCGGCGTCACAGCTGCTCGACCGTGTGGACGCCACGGCGGCACCCTACGTCCTCGAGGTCACCTCGCCGGGCGTGGACCGGCCGCTGACCGCCGAGAAGCACTATCGACGCGCCCACGGTCGCAAGGTGGAGTTGACGTTGTCCGACGGCTCCCAGCTCACCGGCCGGCTGGGTGAAACCGGCGGCGGCGCGGTGCGATTGGTGGTTCGCGAGGGCCGCAACGCCCACTTCACGGTGCGCGAACTTCCGTTGGAATCTATCGCGAAAGCCGTTGTCCAGGTGGAGTTTTCACCGCCAAATCCGCGAGAGCTGGAGCTGGTCGGCCGATCTGGGAAGGAGGCCGGGGCGTGA
- a CDS encoding ferritin-like domain-containing protein, whose translation MTAPQPSTPSRPADPAEGALFDAVATEHATIYGYGVVSAHSLPERNYLVSEAIAEHRERREAALAMLAERSVDAPLPAAGYQLPLDVDTPVDAAKLAVRMEDDAATAWRAVVEQATDQQDRAFAVAALTQCAVMAARWRRVLGIDPVTVAFPGGNEES comes from the coding sequence ATGACCGCGCCGCAGCCGAGCACCCCGTCGCGTCCGGCGGATCCCGCCGAGGGTGCGTTGTTCGACGCCGTGGCCACCGAGCACGCCACGATCTACGGCTACGGGGTGGTGTCCGCGCATTCGCTTCCCGAACGCAATTACCTGGTGTCCGAGGCGATCGCTGAGCACCGCGAACGCCGCGAGGCCGCGCTGGCCATGCTTGCCGAGCGGTCCGTCGACGCGCCGCTGCCCGCGGCCGGGTATCAGCTGCCGCTGGACGTCGACACCCCCGTGGACGCCGCGAAACTCGCGGTGCGGATGGAGGACGACGCCGCGACCGCCTGGCGTGCGGTCGTCGAACAGGCCACCGATCAGCAGGACCGGGCGTTCGCGGTGGCCGCGCTGACGCAGTGCGCGGTGATGGCCGCGCGGTGGCGCCGGGTGCTGGGCATCGACCCGGTCACCGTCGCGTTCCCCGGCGGCAACGAGGAATCCTGA
- a CDS encoding sulfotransferase family protein yields the protein MLCEAAGAEARLNDLGDMALRQNMIGGLANRLKVMDWVRQHPEVAAEPVGAPLVVIGLFRAGTTFVSELLDQDRTNRSLQRWEAADSVPPPSHRTYRSGARVDAAAAAIDMLESLNPKVKVVHHEDAAGPTECLTLLGQDFKGLTWEAIANVPSYSRWLLGADHRSAYEYHRTVLQVLQSGGVRGHWTLKSPHHAIALDALTAVYPDAQLVVLHRDPAVLCASACSLLSTLTGTFSDADHTSYIAEHWTRMLEVSIERIEAFRRADPARRIIDVRYADLVADPVGTVEAIYAGCGRTLSPRARLAVCGYVDTHPRGRFGSHGYRLEDYGLQVGEVRERSADYVARYEVPFETSRA from the coding sequence GTGCTGTGCGAAGCGGCAGGCGCTGAAGCTCGACTCAACGACCTCGGCGATATGGCCCTGCGGCAGAACATGATCGGAGGCCTGGCCAACCGGCTCAAGGTGATGGATTGGGTACGGCAACACCCCGAAGTCGCGGCCGAGCCGGTCGGGGCGCCGCTAGTGGTCATCGGCCTGTTCCGGGCGGGTACGACATTCGTCAGCGAGCTGCTCGACCAGGATCGCACCAACCGCTCGCTGCAGCGCTGGGAGGCGGCCGACAGCGTCCCGCCGCCGTCGCACCGGACGTACCGGTCGGGTGCGCGCGTCGACGCCGCGGCCGCGGCCATCGACATGCTCGAATCGCTGAACCCGAAGGTCAAGGTGGTCCACCACGAGGACGCCGCCGGCCCCACCGAGTGCCTGACCCTGCTCGGACAGGACTTCAAGGGCCTGACCTGGGAGGCCATCGCCAACGTGCCGAGCTACAGCCGCTGGCTGCTGGGCGCCGACCACCGCTCGGCATACGAATACCACCGCACGGTGCTGCAGGTACTGCAGAGCGGCGGCGTGCGCGGCCACTGGACGCTGAAGAGCCCACATCACGCGATCGCGCTGGACGCGCTGACCGCCGTCTACCCCGACGCCCAACTGGTGGTGCTGCACCGCGACCCGGCGGTGCTGTGCGCGTCGGCGTGCAGCCTGTTGTCCACGCTGACAGGAACTTTCAGCGACGCCGACCACACCTCCTACATCGCCGAGCACTGGACCCGGATGCTCGAGGTGTCCATCGAGCGGATCGAGGCGTTTCGCCGCGCCGACCCCGCGCGCCGGATCATCGACGTGCGGTATGCCGACCTCGTCGCCGATCCGGTCGGCACCGTCGAGGCGATCTACGCCGGGTGCGGTCGCACGTTGTCGCCGCGGGCGCGCCTGGCCGTCTGCGGCTACGTCGACACCCATCCCCGGGGCCGATTCGGCAGCCACGGATATCGGCTCGAAGACTACGGACTGCAGGTGGGCGAGGTTCGCGAGCGGTCCGCGGACTACGTCGCGCGTTACGAGGTGCCCTTCGAGACCAGCCGCGCCTGA
- a CDS encoding proline--tRNA ligase: MITRMSELFLRTLRDDPADAEVPSHKLLIRAGYIRPVGPGLYSWLPLGLRVLRKIENIVREEMAAIGGQEILFPALLPRAPYEATNRWTEYGDSLFRLQDRRGNDYLLGPTHEELFTLTVKGEYSSYKDFPLLLFQIQTKYRDEARPRAGILRGREFVMKDSYSFDTSDDGLAVQYQAHRSAYQRIFDRLGVRYVIVSAVSGAMGGSASEEFLAESDIGEDTFVRCLESGYAANVEAVTTAAPPALPIDGQPEPKVYDTPGTPTIATLVEWANTALDRTVTAADTLKNVVLKVRQPGGEWELLAVGVPGDREVDDKRLGAALEPAEYAMLDDADFARYPFLAKGYIGPKALLANGVRYLVDPRVVDGTSWITGADEPGKHVVGLVAGRDFVPDGTIEAAEVRDGDPSPDGAGPLVSARGIEIGHIFQLGRKYTDAFEVDVLGEDGKPVRLTMGSYGIGVSRLVAVIAEQHHDELGLAWPSSVSPFDAHLVIANKDAAARAGAEKLAADLDRLGVEVLLDDRTASPGVKFKDAELLGVPWIVVVGRGWADGVVELRNRVTGETREIAVANAAADVAAALG; encoded by the coding sequence GTGATCACCCGCATGTCCGAGCTGTTCCTGCGCACGCTGCGCGACGACCCGGCCGACGCCGAGGTTCCCAGCCACAAGCTGCTGATCCGGGCCGGCTACATCCGCCCGGTCGGACCGGGCCTTTACAGCTGGCTTCCGCTGGGGCTGCGGGTGTTGCGCAAGATCGAGAACATCGTGCGCGAGGAGATGGCCGCGATCGGCGGCCAGGAGATCCTGTTTCCCGCGTTGCTTCCCAGGGCGCCCTACGAGGCGACGAACCGCTGGACCGAATACGGCGACAGCTTGTTTCGCTTGCAGGACCGCCGCGGCAACGACTACCTGCTCGGGCCGACCCACGAGGAGCTGTTCACGCTGACGGTCAAGGGCGAATACAGCAGCTACAAGGACTTTCCGCTGCTGCTGTTCCAGATCCAGACCAAGTACCGCGACGAGGCCAGGCCCCGCGCCGGGATTCTGCGCGGGCGCGAGTTCGTGATGAAGGACTCGTACTCCTTCGACACCTCCGATGACGGGCTGGCCGTTCAGTACCAGGCTCACCGCAGCGCCTACCAACGCATCTTCGACCGCCTCGGCGTGCGGTACGTCATCGTCTCGGCGGTGTCAGGTGCCATGGGCGGCAGCGCATCCGAGGAGTTTCTCGCCGAAAGCGACATCGGCGAGGACACGTTCGTCCGTTGCCTGGAATCCGGGTACGCCGCCAACGTCGAGGCGGTCACCACCGCGGCGCCGCCCGCGCTGCCCATCGACGGGCAACCCGAACCCAAGGTGTACGACACCCCCGGCACCCCGACCATCGCCACGCTGGTCGAGTGGGCCAACACCGCGCTGGACCGCACGGTCACCGCGGCCGACACACTGAAGAACGTCGTGCTGAAGGTGCGCCAACCGGGCGGCGAGTGGGAACTGCTGGCGGTGGGGGTGCCCGGCGACCGCGAGGTCGACGACAAACGCCTCGGCGCCGCGCTCGAACCCGCCGAGTACGCGATGCTCGACGACGCCGATTTCGCCAGGTATCCGTTTCTGGCCAAGGGCTACATCGGTCCGAAAGCATTGCTGGCCAACGGTGTTCGCTATCTCGTCGACCCGCGGGTGGTGGACGGCACGTCGTGGATCACCGGGGCCGACGAGCCCGGCAAGCACGTGGTGGGCCTGGTCGCGGGCCGTGACTTCGTGCCCGACGGCACCATCGAAGCCGCCGAGGTGCGCGACGGCGATCCGTCCCCGGACGGGGCCGGACCGCTGGTGTCGGCGCGCGGCATCGAGATCGGCCACATCTTCCAGCTCGGCCGCAAATACACCGACGCGTTCGAGGTGGACGTGCTCGGCGAGGACGGCAAGCCGGTGCGCCTGACCATGGGCTCCTACGGCATCGGGGTGTCGCGGCTGGTCGCGGTGATCGCCGAACAGCACCACGACGAGCTCGGTCTGGCCTGGCCGTCCTCGGTCTCGCCGTTCGACGCCCACCTGGTGATCGCCAACAAGGATGCCGCCGCCCGCGCCGGCGCGGAAAAGCTGGCCGCGGACCTGGACCGGCTCGGCGTCGAGGTCCTGCTCGACGACCGCACCGCCTCGCCAGGGGTGAAGTTCAAGGACGCCGAATTGCTCGGTGTGCCATGGATTGTCGTGGTTGGGCGCGGCTGGGCCGACGGTGTCGTCGAGCTGCGCAACCGGGTCACCGGCGAGACGCGGGAGATCGCCGTCGCGAACGCGGCCGCAGATGTCGCCGCGGCGCTCGGATAG